The window GTCTCTTTTCCTGCGGGCAAAGCACTGGTGCAAACCGTTGATTTCTTTACCCCTGTTGTAAATAATCCCTACTGGTTCGGACAGATTGCTGCGGCCAATTCTTTGTCCGATGTCTACGCCATGGGCGGCGAGCCTTGGACCGTTATGAATATTGTTTGTTATCCGATGAAAAAAATGGGTGGAGAAGTTCTGCGTGAAATTTTAAAAGGCGGCATGGATAAAACTCGTGAGGCCGGTGCTGTACTGGCTGGCGGACATAGCGTTGAAGATGATGAAATTAAATTTGGTCTTTCGGTCACCGGTATGGTTGATCCTGACGGTTTTGCTTCAAATAAAGGATTGAAAGAAGGCGATCAGCTTTTACTTACCAAACCCTTGGGGACAGGTGTTCTGGCAACAGCTCTTAAAGCCGACTGGGATGGTGCTGATCGATTTGAAAAAGATGTTTATAAGTGGGCATCAAAACTGAACAGCGGCGGCGGCAGAGTTATTCGTGAACTGGGACTGAAAGGAGCTACTGACGTGACCGGATTTGGCCTTGGCGGGCATATTCTGGAGATGGCGAATGCATCCGGTGTCAGTGTTGAGTTATGGCTCAACAAAGTTCCATTCATGGATGATGTGCTTGAACTTGCTTCAATGGGGTTGATCCCGGCAGGAAGCTTTGCCAATCGGAGTTATTGTCGTTCACAGGTTGAAACCGCAGCTGATGCTGATGGCATCATGACAGACCTTGTATTTGATGCTCAGACTTCTGGAGGTCTTGTTCTGGCTGTTTCTGAAGCTAATTTGCAACAGGCTATTGAAATGCTGCTTGAGTCCGGAGATCTGGCAGCCCATATCGGGCAGGTTATCGCTTATGATCCTGAAAGAGGGCGATTACGTTTGGGGTAGTATATTTTTTCTGTATGAAAAAAGCGCAGGTCAATTGATGACTTGCGCTTTTCTTTTTGTAAAGGAGGAACATAATCTACCGCTAAATTATTACAACAGTGTACTTAAAATTTTCGAATTGACTTAACTTTAAGTGACCTAGAGTGCATCTTAGGCTGTTCCATGGCTGGAAGTTACAGCCTGAATCAGTTCTGCGTTTGCATTATAGACTGGAGAAGATTCAATCCTCACCAGCTCGCGATGCATTGAAGGATCTGCGAAAGCCTGCCTGTGCAGTCTCTTGCGCCTGAGAGTCTTCATGGAGTTAGCCAAATTTTCATCGTCCCTTGCTGGAGGAGCCTGTGCAACCCTGCTAAGTTCGTGCCCGTTCATTTTATACCTCCGTCCTTGGAAGTTGCAATTTAAAGACCTTAATAAAGGTGAATCCTGTTTAGAATTCTTATCGGATGATTGTAAGTATACTTTAGGTCTGTATGCTAGAATTAATATTTATTAATACTATGCACTTTTATTTCTGTTGGCATAATTAAAAATCCCGAATCAAGTATATTGATTCGGGATGTATAAGGTGCAATGGATTTGCCTACTCCAGGAGGTGTCTGGAATGTTTTTAAGACATCTTTATTTGGTCTTGTCGTAGACTCGGTCAAGAATTTCTTTAGCACCTGCATCAAGGACATCTCTGGCAAGAGAAAGACCGACATTCCAGGCATCATCTGCAGGACCGGTTTTTTCCATGCGGATGGGGCTTGATCCATCAACGTCAGCAACGAATCCGGTCAGTTTGATATTGTCGCCTTCCAGTTGTGACCATGCTGCGATAGGAACCTGACAACCTCCGTCAAGACCTGTGAGAAATCCTCTTTCAGCTTTAACCTGACGGGCTGTAACTCCATCGTGCAGGAATGTCAGAATATCTTGGATTTCAGTGTCATCGATGCGGTATTCAATGCCAAGAGCTCCCTGAGCAACTGCAGGCAGAAATGTAGGGGGGCCAAGAACTTCGCTTTTCGGAGCAGAAAGGCCCAGGCGATTTAGCCCCGCTGTTGCGACAACTATTGCGTCAAATTCACCGTCGAGAAGTTTGCGAACACGAGTATCAAGATTTCCGCGAAGTGATTCTATTTTGAGGTCATCACGCAAGGTTAAAAGCTGAGACTGGCGGCGCAGGCTGCTTGTCCCTACAACAGCTCCAGCAGGCAGATCACTAAGAGAATCGTACTTAACTGAAAGTAGAGTGTCTGTCTCAGATTCACGCTCGGGTATAATGCCGACTTCCAGCCCCTCAGGCAGTTCTGTCGGGACGTCTTTCATGCTGTGTACAGCAAGATCAGCCTTTTTATCGAGCAGAGCCTCTTCGATTTCTTTGACGAAAAGTCCTTTACCACCGACTTTAGCCAGCGGAACATCTAGAATCTTATCACCCTTGGTTTTGATTTTAAGCAGTTGAACTTCAATTCCGGGGTATTCTTCACGCAGAAGATCGGAAATATGGTTGGCCTGCCAGAGGGCAAGTTTACTTCCACGTGTTGCAATTGTTATTTTTCTCATTATCCCGCCGTATTACATTAAAATTAAATTAGTTAACCGCAAGTAGAACAGTTGCCGCCGGAGCATCCTGCACAGCTGCTGCCGGATGAAGCCGGAGCAGATGATGCAGTGCTTGATTC of the Maridesulfovibrio zosterae DSM 11974 genome contains:
- the selD gene encoding selenide, water dikinase SelD, encoding MPIELVKTVKAAGUAAKIAPGDLEQALRGLAVEDERLLTGLGGNEDSAIVSFPAGKALVQTVDFFTPVVNNPYWFGQIAAANSLSDVYAMGGEPWTVMNIVCYPMKKMGGEVLREILKGGMDKTREAGAVLAGGHSVEDDEIKFGLSVTGMVDPDGFASNKGLKEGDQLLLTKPLGTGVLATALKADWDGADRFEKDVYKWASKLNSGGGRVIRELGLKGATDVTGFGLGGHILEMANASGVSVELWLNKVPFMDDVLELASMGLIPAGSFANRSYCRSQVETAADADGIMTDLVFDAQTSGGLVLAVSEANLQQAIEMLLESGDLAAHIGQVIAYDPERGRLRLG
- the hemC gene encoding hydroxymethylbilane synthase, with the protein product MRKITIATRGSKLALWQANHISDLLREEYPGIEVQLLKIKTKGDKILDVPLAKVGGKGLFVKEIEEALLDKKADLAVHSMKDVPTELPEGLEVGIIPERESETDTLLSVKYDSLSDLPAGAVVGTSSLRRQSQLLTLRDDLKIESLRGNLDTRVRKLLDGEFDAIVVATAGLNRLGLSAPKSEVLGPPTFLPAVAQGALGIEYRIDDTEIQDILTFLHDGVTARQVKAERGFLTGLDGGCQVPIAAWSQLEGDNIKLTGFVADVDGSSPIRMEKTGPADDAWNVGLSLARDVLDAGAKEILDRVYDKTK